In Spirosoma pollinicola, the genomic window GACAGCCAGAGGCTGTCGGGTACTACAAAAAAAGCCGAAGCTCACGCTTCGGCTTTTTTTGTATTTAACTAATTCTACCGCCGTGCGCTGGCATAATACTTTTGCGCATCGGGTAGTATTTTTTTCAAATCGGCAATCCGGCGCTCGTCGGATGGGTGATCCGACAGGAATTCGGCAGGAGCCTTTCCACCCCCTGCTTTAGCCATGCGTTGCCAAAAAGTAATCGCTTCAGCAGGGTCATAGCCAGCCATCGACATAAAGATCAGACCTAAGTGATCAGCTTCCGATTCCTGGTTTCTGCTGTGTGGAAGAGCCCCAAAATACTGATACATGAGCGGTCCTCCTGTTCCAATAGCCTGCTGAAATAAAGCCTGCGTTTGTGGGCTTTTAGCAGATGTCGCAATACCTGCCGCTACTTGTCCCGCTTGTAACAGGCCGTTGGCCACTAACCCTTCGCTCATGCGCTCATTTCCGTGCTCGGCAATAGCGTGTGACACTTCATGCCCCAGTACGGTAGCAAGACCAGCTTCATTCTGCGTATAAGGCAAAATACCAGAGTAAACAACGATTTTCCCACCAGGCATACACCAAGCATTTACCTGGCCGCTCTGCACTAAATGATACTCCCATTTAAAACCTTCGAGCCGTTTGCCGTATCCGTTGCTATTCATATAACTTTCAACAGCCCGACGAATACGGTCGCCAACTCGGCTAACCATCTCAGCATCTGCATTGCTGGTGCTAATTACTTTACTGGTATCCAAAAACGCCTTGTACTGAGTAAAACTCATCGAAAGCATATCATTATTAGGAACTAAAATCAGTTGCTTCCGTCCTGTTAGAGGCACTTTCTCGCAGGCTGTAACAGCAAAAGCGAGCGACAACATGATAATTATGACTTTTCTCATTTGTTTGTGTATTGTTTGGTAGAGTATTCTGACGTTATATGACGTGCAAAGTACCTGAATTGTTCAAATTTTTCTAAACTGATGCGGTTGACCCCTCTTTAGTCCTTAGATTTGTGGCATTTGAATAGGTTTAATGTTGGGCGGACATCCTGTCCGCTTTTTACCTCATAAGAGCGGACAGGATAGCCGCGTTACTCCATGAAAATTATTTGCGTTGGCCGAAATTACGTCGATCATATCAAGGAACTTAACAATGAGCAGCCGGAAGATCCCGTCATTTTCATGAAGCCAGAAACGGCTATTCCCCTAAAGAACGAGCCTTTTTTTTACCCCGAGTTCTCCAGCGACGTTCATCATGAAGTTGAAATTCTGGTAAAAATCAATCGGGTCGGGAAAAACATCGACGAGAAATTCGCGCATAAATATTACGACGAAATTGGCATTGGTATTGACTTCACGGCCCGCGATGTGCAAAGTAAATTAAAGGCAAAAGGATTACCGTGGGAGTTGGCAAAAGGGTTTAACGGCTCTGCACCTATCTCGGGCTTCGTATCCAAAACAGACTTCCCTGATTTACAGAACCTGAACTTTCACTTAGATGTGAACGGTGAAACCCGTCAAGTGGGAAACACAAGCCTGATGTTGTTCAAGATTGATTACCTGATTTCGTTTGTATCGCGGTACTTCCTGCTGCAACAGGGCGACATTTTGTTTACCGGAACGCCCAAAGGTGTGGGTCCTGTTCATGTTGGCGATAAACTGACAGCTTTCATTGAAGACAAACCTATGCTCACGTTTGACGTAAAATAAGCGTTATACATCTGTTAAGCCCCTTGTTTTTCGGCTTAACAAACGCGAACATGTTCAATTAATTTAGCTTTTGAGACAATTACTGATTTATAGTTGGGTAGCAGTTGCTCTGTTAAGTTCGAATTTGGCCAATGGTCAAACTAGTGTGAATTCAACGGCAAACAACTCAACGACCCAAACAGGCTACATTCAACCCGGCACTATTGAAGACGGTTATTTTCAATTCCCGATTCAGCCTGGTAGCGCCAATTCGCTGTCGGGTGGGATGGGCGACTTGCGTCCGAACCATTTTCATGCGGGACTTGACATTCGTACGGGTGGTCGCGAAGGTCTGGACGTTCATGCAGCCGCCGACGGCTATGTATCGCGCATTGCCGTTTTTACGGGTGGCTACGGTAACGTTATTTTCATTAAACACCCAAATGGCCTGACTACCGTTTACGGTCACCTGAAAGCGCTGAAAGATACGCTTGGCGTTTTCCTTCGGGAACAACAGTACGAGAAAAAAACTTTTGAAATTGACCTACGTCCGCAACCGGGTCAGTTCCCGGTCAAGCAGGGCGATGTCGTGGCAGCATCGGGCAATACGGGTGGTTCTGGCGGGCCGCACCTTCACTTCGAAATTCGCGACGCCAAAGACAACCTCATCAATCCACTATTATACAATTTTTCGGAGCTTCAGGATAACGTGCCGCCGTATTTCGAGCGCATCGCCCTGAAAACCATGACCCCAACATCGCGCATCAATGGCGAGTATCAGCGCGT contains:
- a CDS encoding M48 family metallopeptidase, giving the protein MRKVIIIMLSLAFAVTACEKVPLTGRKQLILVPNNDMLSMSFTQYKAFLDTSKVISTSNADAEMVSRVGDRIRRAVESYMNSNGYGKRLEGFKWEYHLVQSGQVNAWCMPGGKIVVYSGILPYTQNEAGLATVLGHEVSHAIAEHGNERMSEGLVANGLLQAGQVAAGIATSAKSPQTQALFQQAIGTGGPLMYQYFGALPHSRNQESEADHLGLIFMSMAGYDPAEAITFWQRMAKAGGGKAPAEFLSDHPSDERRIADLKKILPDAQKYYASARR
- a CDS encoding fumarylacetoacetate hydrolase family protein, with protein sequence MKIICVGRNYVDHIKELNNEQPEDPVIFMKPETAIPLKNEPFFYPEFSSDVHHEVEILVKINRVGKNIDEKFAHKYYDEIGIGIDFTARDVQSKLKAKGLPWELAKGFNGSAPISGFVSKTDFPDLQNLNFHLDVNGETRQVGNTSLMLFKIDYLISFVSRYFLLQQGDILFTGTPKGVGPVHVGDKLTAFIEDKPMLTFDVK